One genomic segment of Caloranaerobacter ferrireducens includes these proteins:
- a CDS encoding radical SAM/SPASM domain-containing protein, producing MGYKKSRYNIINDIENGDSLIFNSFTGAFGILKHNVKRVYERIENIDVDNLDNDVKKHISVMIENGFIIDDDIDELGIIKLKENILRYSDKFTKYLTIVPTMDCNMICQYCFESKGKNIKMTKETMDLVVEFTRKFIDGAQRLDVTWFGGEPLLEKEIIQELSFRLIDLCKAANIPYKASVVTNGVLLDYETALVLSEKCLVKDVQITIDGTKEVHDKRRKLKSGESSFDIITSNIDSIKDLFNISIRVNVDKTNYENMQTLIEYFVREKKWINQDQNNMLIYFDLVTADKNLPNTHYRSKCFNWIEFANIITEFNQKICELGHAKYIESFYPIPKEAICMAISKNHYIIHPSGDLYKCWEVLGDEKYKVGSLAEGVKYNKVHTQFLTYTTPDKCYECDKLPICHGGCVLKRMLNTYKDNCDYRGLTYKNILEIVYENYKKQKDAI from the coding sequence ATGGGCTATAAGAAATCTAGGTATAATATCATTAATGATATAGAAAATGGAGATTCGTTAATATTTAATTCCTTTACAGGGGCATTTGGTATTTTAAAACACAATGTTAAGCGTGTGTATGAAAGAATTGAAAATATAGATGTTGATAATTTGGATAATGATGTAAAAAAACATATCAGCGTAATGATTGAAAATGGCTTTATTATTGATGATGATATTGATGAGTTAGGAATAATTAAACTTAAAGAAAATATTCTTAGATATAGTGATAAATTTACAAAGTATTTAACTATTGTTCCAACAATGGATTGTAATATGATATGTCAATATTGCTTTGAGTCAAAGGGAAAAAATATAAAAATGACAAAAGAAACAATGGATTTGGTTGTAGAATTTACTAGGAAATTTATTGATGGAGCACAAAGGCTTGATGTTACATGGTTTGGAGGCGAACCATTATTAGAAAAGGAGATAATCCAGGAACTTTCATTTAGGTTAATTGACTTATGTAAAGCAGCTAATATACCGTATAAAGCATCAGTTGTTACAAATGGGGTATTGCTTGATTATGAAACAGCACTTGTGCTATCGGAAAAATGTTTAGTAAAAGATGTACAAATTACTATAGACGGTACAAAAGAAGTTCATGATAAAAGACGGAAATTAAAAAGTGGAGAGAGTAGTTTTGATATTATAACGAGCAATATTGATTCGATAAAGGATTTATTCAACATATCAATACGAGTTAATGTAGATAAGACTAACTATGAAAACATGCAAACTTTAATAGAATATTTTGTAAGAGAAAAGAAATGGATTAATCAAGATCAAAATAATATGTTAATTTATTTTGATCTTGTTACTGCTGATAAAAATTTACCAAATACTCATTATAGATCTAAATGTTTTAATTGGATAGAATTTGCTAATATTATTACTGAATTTAATCAAAAAATATGTGAGTTAGGGCATGCAAAATATATAGAATCATTTTATCCTATACCAAAAGAAGCTATATGTATGGCTATATCTAAAAATCATTATATTATTCATCCATCTGGCGATTTATATAAATGTTGGGAAGTGCTTGGTGACGAAAAGTATAAAGTTGGAAGTCTTGCTGAAGGTGTTAAATATAATAAAGTTCATACACAATTTTTAACTTATACAACACCTGATAAGTGTTATGAGTGTGATAAATTGCCTATATGTCATGGTGGGTGTGTACTCAAAAGAATGTTAAATACCTATAAAGATAACTGTGATTATCGTGGGTTAACCTATAAAAACATACTAGAAATAGTATATGAAAATTACAAAAAACAGAAAGATGCTATTTAA
- a CDS encoding ABC transporter ATP-binding protein encodes MVVLKYLYPYIKKYKVRVVFFVLFSLLAWGANLGIPYIISKFLDSVIYFNSKQSIYNFTKIFILICAIEVVSKYYKAILKEYLEIKIAYDINFSITEHIKRLPITFFKNIDSVYLTERVKNDCFGIVVFMGTYLLDLIIKILTLIVVIYFIMSFNISVAIRMLWLIPLFIVIYRLFKKPILSSYSEYIEDSNKFTDLMAYQIQNIKFIKINSWFEEMKNDILKRFDSLFYRTLKFKKVNELSISIESLVNHIGILILLYYGGMEILRGKLTIGEFIMINTYFGLLLESSSYILRFAAQYQTALVSYGRLQEILNNEIEHNGDRVIDSIEVVTFENVSFGYNNNRKILDNFNFTFCKGNIYCLFGENGSGKSTFVNLLTGIINNYEGSIKYNGIDIKNLDMYKIRKKLVGVTEQEPRLLKKSIVDNIIYGLPYRDDVKIKEWCKRINIYDFIESLPSGFETIIEEESNNLSGGEKQKISIVRTLVKDSDMLIFDEPTSALDRESIDKLKNVILDIKDEKIIFIISHDREFASISDKIIHFSNELNCNKFVGSMY; translated from the coding sequence ATGGTTGTACTTAAGTATCTATATCCTTATATAAAAAAATATAAAGTGAGAGTTGTATTTTTTGTACTTTTTAGTCTTTTAGCGTGGGGAGCTAATTTAGGAATACCATATATAATTTCTAAATTTTTAGATTCGGTTATATATTTTAATAGTAAACAATCAATTTACAACTTTACTAAAATTTTTATATTGATTTGTGCTATAGAAGTGGTATCAAAATATTATAAAGCTATTTTAAAGGAATATTTGGAGATTAAAATAGCATATGATATAAATTTTTCAATAACAGAGCATATTAAACGATTACCTATTACATTTTTTAAAAATATAGATTCTGTATATTTAACAGAGAGAGTCAAAAATGATTGTTTTGGTATAGTAGTTTTTATGGGTACCTATTTATTAGATTTAATTATTAAAATATTGACTTTAATTGTTGTAATATATTTTATTATGAGTTTTAATATTAGTGTTGCTATAAGGATGTTATGGTTAATTCCATTATTTATCGTAATATATAGATTATTTAAAAAACCAATTCTATCATCTTATTCTGAATATATAGAAGATAGCAATAAATTTACAGATTTAATGGCCTATCAGATACAAAATATTAAATTTATAAAAATCAATTCCTGGTTTGAAGAAATGAAGAATGATATATTGAAAAGATTTGATTCGTTGTTTTATAGGACGTTGAAGTTTAAAAAAGTCAATGAATTAAGTATAAGTATTGAAAGTTTGGTTAATCATATAGGCATATTGATACTTCTTTATTATGGCGGTATGGAAATTTTGAGAGGGAAATTAACTATAGGTGAATTTATTATGATAAACACCTATTTTGGTTTATTACTTGAAAGTTCGAGTTATATATTAAGGTTTGCAGCTCAATACCAAACTGCTTTGGTTTCTTATGGTAGGTTACAAGAAATACTAAATAATGAAATTGAACATAATGGAGATAGGGTGATTGATTCTATTGAAGTAGTAACTTTTGAAAATGTGTCTTTTGGATACAACAATAACAGGAAGATATTAGATAATTTTAATTTTACTTTTTGTAAGGGTAATATTTACTGTTTGTTTGGGGAAAATGGTTCTGGAAAAAGTACTTTTGTAAATCTGTTAACAGGAATAATTAACAATTATGAAGGCAGTATTAAATACAATGGTATTGATATTAAGAATTTAGATATGTACAAGATTAGAAAGAAACTTGTAGGAGTAACGGAGCAAGAACCGAGGTTATTGAAAAAATCTATAGTGGACAATATAATATATGGATTACCCTATAGGGATGATGTAAAAATAAAAGAGTGGTGCAAAAGAATCAATATTTATGACTTTATTGAGAGTTTGCCTTCTGGTTTTGAAACAATTATAGAAGAAGAATCAAATAACTTGTCTGGTGGTGAAAAACAAAAAATTTCGATTGTAAGAACTTTAGTAAAAGATAGCGATATGCTAATATTTGACGAACCAACTTCTGCATTAGATAGAGAAAGTATTGATAAATTAAAAAATGTGATATTGGATATTAAAGATGAAAAGATTATTTTTATTATATCTCATGATAGAGAATTTGCTAGTATAAGTGATAAAATAATACACTTTTCAAATGAATTGAATTGCAATAAATTTGTTGGTTCGATGTATTAA
- a CDS encoding extracellular solute-binding protein, translated as MKRVIIIILCLILLLSTNGCTSIKNSINVESSGSKEITILIGSNSYKYLKSDFSVFNTYKQKFEREKGIKVKFDVIDIRNKNYKNKVVSKLYLENGPTLIYISPFDSYKSLIEKGIALKIDDKLKNYDKIYDSIKDTDGSFIPIVMCHYPIVLNREVFKKLEIEEPGLDWTREDYFRIREKWLAQEPQNFTPYLFIELIGNVMEELHVYDSKNNKVNINNSKVIEYIKNLRYEVYSGKYILKDNYTFENYYKMFYVAESNEYKEVRETSLYNDTDNIRRWYYYKNALKSLGNDIDMVINDYIILPQVVDENNKLILWGFVVNKKGKNVDLGLEFLNGLLCDEVQLEIFRDKGSLFYPVNKDIEEKLRK; from the coding sequence ATGAAAAGAGTAATTATTATAATCTTATGTTTAATATTATTACTTTCGACAAATGGATGTACTTCCATAAAAAATAGTATAAATGTTGAAAGTTCGGGAAGTAAGGAAATTACAATATTAATAGGTAGTAACTCCTATAAATACTTAAAATCAGACTTTTCAGTCTTTAATACGTATAAACAAAAGTTTGAGAGAGAAAAAGGAATAAAAGTAAAATTTGATGTGATAGATATAAGGAATAAGAATTATAAAAACAAGGTAGTATCTAAATTATATCTAGAAAATGGACCTACTTTGATATATATATCACCATTTGATTCATATAAATCTTTAATTGAAAAAGGAATAGCTCTAAAAATTGACGATAAATTGAAAAACTATGACAAGATATATGATAGTATTAAGGATACAGATGGCAGCTTCATACCGATAGTTATGTGTCATTATCCTATAGTATTAAATAGAGAAGTCTTTAAAAAGTTAGAAATAGAAGAACCAGGTTTGGACTGGACTAGAGAAGACTATTTTAGAATAAGAGAAAAATGGTTAGCTCAAGAACCTCAAAATTTTACACCATATTTATTTATTGAACTTATAGGGAATGTGATGGAAGAATTACATGTATATGATTCAAAAAACAATAAAGTTAATATTAATAACTCTAAAGTTATAGAATATATAAAGAATTTAAGATATGAAGTATATTCTGGTAAATATATTCTAAAAGACAATTATACATTTGAAAATTATTACAAAATGTTTTATGTAGCAGAATCAAATGAATATAAGGAAGTAAGGGAAACGTCTTTATATAATGATACGGATAATATAAGAAGATGGTACTACTATAAAAATGCATTGAAATCTCTTGGGAATGATATTGATATGGTCATTAATGATTATATTATCCTACCGCAGGTTGTTGATGAAAATAACAAACTTATATTATGGGGATTTGTTGTTAATAAAAAAGGAAAGAATGTTGATTTGGGATTGGAATTTTTAAATGGTTTGTTATGTGATGAGGTACAGTTAGAAATCTTTAGAGACAAAGGCAGTCTTTTCTATCCTGTAAATAAAGATATAGAAGAAAAATTGAGGAAATAG
- a CDS encoding carbohydrate ABC transporter permease has protein sequence MLKKLRKSKGFLFILPSLIGFSILYVIPFIGGLKYSVSRSGFDDTFVAFKNYNDVFKSNAFNLALKNTALFMGIAIPLIIIISFILALIIYEIKAPNFIKLFIILPMAIPSGTVAGFFRKVFGFGGFNLIDTEYAMIVVILIFIWRNTGYNLIIYLAGLSQLRKEIIEASMIDGANYFQRLWHIIIPLITPTTVFVGIVTIINSFKVFKDIFILQGSYPNPKIYMLQHYMNNKFRDLQYEKLTSAAYVFAIVIFAFAFLLFLLDKKHAKRVGES, from the coding sequence ATGTTAAAAAAACTAAGAAAATCTAAAGGTTTTTTATTTATATTACCGAGTTTAATAGGTTTTTCAATATTATACGTTATTCCTTTTATTGGGGGGTTAAAATATTCCGTAAGCAGAAGTGGTTTTGATGATACTTTTGTTGCATTTAAGAACTATAACGATGTGTTTAAGAGCAATGCATTTAATTTAGCACTAAAGAATACAGCATTATTTATGGGTATCGCTATACCACTCATTATTATTATTTCTTTTATATTAGCTTTAATAATTTATGAAATAAAAGCACCAAATTTTATAAAACTATTTATTATACTTCCTATGGCGATACCTTCAGGTACAGTAGCTGGTTTCTTCAGAAAAGTATTCGGATTTGGAGGATTTAATCTGATAGATACAGAGTATGCAATGATAGTAGTAATATTAATATTTATCTGGAGAAATACGGGTTATAACCTAATAATATATCTAGCTGGACTGTCTCAACTAAGAAAAGAAATAATAGAAGCTTCTATGATTGATGGAGCAAACTATTTTCAAAGGTTATGGCATATTATCATTCCACTTATTACACCTACGACAGTATTTGTTGGAATAGTAACTATAATCAATTCATTTAAAGTATTTAAAGATATATTTATACTACAAGGAAGCTATCCAAACCCTAAAATATATATGTTACAGCATTATATGAACAACAAATTTAGAGACCTTCAGTATGAGAAACTAACATCTGCAGCTTATGTATTTGCAATAGTAATATTTGCTTTTGCTTTCTTATTATTCCTTCTTGATAAAAAGCATGCAAAAAGAGTAGGTGAAAGCTAA
- a CDS encoding carbohydrate ABC transporter permease: MTENQINTENVHIIPDEFNLQQYYSIVTNKAEYFKFFMNSVKLTVIIIAGQIVIGIFAAFAFAKMEFPGRDLIFVIYILAVLLPFQVTLVPNYLVLDKIHRVLNIKILDTHMAIILPGIFSSFGVFLLRQFVRGIPNDVIEAARIDGAGYGRILFKVVLPLIKPAVFSLVVLTFIDNWNLIEQAIIFIDTPSKLPLSVFLENIYYDDYKVFYAGAVLYIVPALLIFIKGEEYLKEGLTIGGMK, from the coding sequence ATGACAGAAAATCAGATTAATACTGAAAATGTACATATTATTCCTGATGAATTTAATTTGCAACAGTATTATTCTATTGTAACTAATAAAGCAGAATATTTTAAATTCTTTATGAACTCTGTCAAGTTAACGGTAATTATAATAGCTGGTCAAATAGTAATAGGAATTTTTGCAGCATTTGCTTTTGCTAAGATGGAGTTTCCTGGAAGAGATTTAATATTTGTAATATATATTTTAGCAGTATTACTTCCATTTCAAGTTACTTTAGTACCTAATTATCTTGTATTAGACAAAATACATAGAGTGTTGAATATAAAAATACTCGATACACATATGGCAATTATTTTACCAGGTATTTTTTCATCATTTGGAGTTTTTCTATTAAGACAGTTTGTAAGAGGCATACCTAATGATGTAATTGAAGCGGCAAGGATTGATGGAGCAGGGTATGGAAGAATTTTATTCAAAGTAGTTTTACCTTTGATAAAACCTGCAGTTTTTTCACTGGTTGTTCTTACTTTTATAGATAATTGGAACCTAATTGAACAGGCTATTATTTTTATAGATACTCCTTCTAAGCTGCCGTTATCAGTGTTTTTAGAGAATATTTACTATGATGATTATAAAGTTTTTTATGCTGGTGCTGTGCTTTACATTGTTCCTGCTTTATTAATATTTATTAAAGGTGAAGAGTATCTGAAAGAGGGTTTGACAATAGGGGGAATGAAGTAA
- a CDS encoding efflux RND transporter periplasmic adaptor subunit — protein MENRVIKATKNIVVSFFALVFIMGFFSKSIVNLFLPKVQAVTAMKGSFERSVELEGTIEPREIYKVRLGSSVIIDEYFVKIGQEVKVGDPIFKINNEYGFKREDDQIEDLKLLLEKEELRLERLKSDSFIIDEKNIKILEDKIQSQKNEILKLEKLYESGAVNYSTLERSKESLKELENNLEIKKLLLEEKKKENLLEIKEVENNIKQLKNKISEIEKKKKFYAKVGDDGIYYSDVDGVILSINQANRILGKDTTIVEIGKVNGYDSVKLVAYVPDKYYYFVKNAVRINIETQNKKFVPESAKIVNVSEVAENKLIEIEAVFEDEAQGVPVLGQKLQGKISKKYKKENTIPKAAVVPYDGYGAGKEGYVYVIEEKKGILGTEYIARKVDVTMLVVGDNQVCVRGLETFEKPRVITNLSYKIKDGVKVHLWE, from the coding sequence ATGGAAAATAGAGTGATTAAAGCGACAAAAAATATAGTAGTAAGTTTTTTCGCTCTTGTATTTATAATGGGCTTTTTTTCAAAATCAATAGTTAATTTATTCTTACCAAAAGTTCAAGCTGTAACTGCTATGAAGGGTTCATTTGAAAGAAGTGTTGAACTTGAAGGTACTATAGAACCAAGAGAAATATATAAAGTAAGGCTTGGTAGTAGTGTAATCATAGATGAATATTTTGTTAAAATAGGACAAGAAGTAAAAGTGGGTGATCCTATTTTTAAAATAAATAATGAATATGGTTTCAAGAGAGAAGATGATCAAATAGAAGACCTTAAGCTTTTACTAGAAAAGGAAGAGCTTAGATTAGAAAGATTAAAAAGTGATTCGTTCATTATAGATGAGAAGAATATTAAAATATTAGAAGATAAAATACAATCTCAAAAAAATGAGATTTTAAAGTTAGAAAAGCTATATGAATCAGGTGCGGTAAATTATTCAACATTAGAACGAAGTAAAGAGAGCCTTAAAGAATTAGAAAATAATCTAGAAATTAAAAAGTTGTTACTTGAAGAAAAGAAAAAGGAGAATTTATTAGAAATTAAAGAAGTAGAAAATAATATAAAACAGCTCAAAAACAAAATATCTGAAATTGAGAAGAAAAAGAAATTTTATGCTAAGGTTGGAGATGACGGAATTTACTATTCAGATGTTGATGGTGTTATTTTAAGCATAAATCAAGCGAACAGGATACTAGGTAAAGATACTACAATTGTTGAAATTGGTAAAGTGAACGGGTATGATTCAGTAAAACTTGTAGCTTATGTACCTGATAAGTATTATTATTTTGTTAAAAATGCAGTAAGAATTAATATAGAAACACAAAATAAAAAGTTTGTTCCCGAAAGTGCGAAGATTGTAAATGTAAGTGAAGTAGCAGAGAACAAATTGATAGAAATTGAAGCTGTATTTGAAGATGAAGCCCAAGGAGTTCCTGTGTTAGGGCAAAAACTGCAAGGAAAAATTTCAAAAAAATACAAGAAAGAAAATACTATTCCAAAGGCTGCTGTTGTTCCGTATGATGGATATGGTGCAGGTAAAGAAGGATATGTTTATGTAATAGAAGAGAAAAAAGGTATTTTAGGTACTGAATATATTGCACGAAAAGTAGATGTAACAATGTTGGTGGTTGGAGATAATCAAGTTTGTGTAAGAGGTCTTGAAACATTTGAAAAGCCTAGGGTAATTACAAATTTGTCATATAAGATTAAGGATGGAGTGAAAGTACATCTATGGGAATAA
- a CDS encoding ABC transporter permease: protein MGIRKVILLALIVVLSFSSYMYLKEKYNPMAVELRFRGDLEKEEFQKIKKGLYLNVYSVNYSMRYKQHTLVMTTGMDTQLIDIPIIHGEFITDSERKVAVIGDKVADFYFKVEDAIGKRIKIFENEYEVIGIVKNSDVIYIPFNKKFFKLDWDKKIFRYVSYDKNVSYFKIDKVVSQLSALGLDVYDIVVYKEKIYGYINVIIFAILYVLFDFAMKLYRRIKRESITLLQGYMEKRRIKEWYEYILEEKKGILKILAHSTTFAFMVIGIFKMIPYLTISPSSIPDNIFSLYSILRVLKYKYSNLILHLNNGYSEIMIDVIIINTIFLLIIAGIALNIALKKVKQGKSF, encoded by the coding sequence ATGGGAATAAGAAAAGTTATTCTATTAGCTTTGATAGTAGTGTTATCTTTCAGTTCATATATGTATTTGAAAGAAAAGTATAACCCTATGGCTGTAGAATTAAGGTTTAGAGGAGATTTGGAAAAAGAAGAGTTTCAAAAGATTAAAAAAGGACTATATCTGAATGTTTATTCAGTAAACTATTCAATGAGATATAAACAACATACTCTTGTAATGACAACTGGGATGGATACTCAGTTAATTGACATACCGATTATTCATGGCGAGTTTATAACAGATTCAGAAAGAAAAGTTGCAGTGATAGGGGATAAAGTAGCAGATTTTTATTTTAAAGTAGAAGATGCTATTGGAAAGAGAATAAAAATATTTGAAAATGAATATGAAGTAATAGGTATTGTTAAAAATAGTGATGTTATTTATATACCATTTAATAAAAAATTTTTTAAATTAGACTGGGATAAAAAGATATTCAGATATGTATCTTATGATAAAAATGTGTCCTATTTTAAAATCGATAAAGTAGTTAGTCAGCTTTCAGCTTTAGGACTAGATGTATATGATATTGTTGTTTATAAAGAAAAGATATATGGATATATAAATGTAATAATTTTTGCTATTCTATATGTATTATTTGATTTTGCTATGAAACTATACAGACGTATAAAAAGGGAAAGTATTACTTTGCTTCAAGGGTATATGGAAAAAAGAAGAATCAAAGAATGGTATGAATATATTTTAGAAGAGAAGAAAGGCATATTAAAGATTTTAGCGCATTCTACTACATTTGCTTTTATGGTTATAGGAATATTTAAGATGATACCGTATTTAACTATTTCTCCTTCAAGTATTCCTGACAATATATTTTCTTTATACAGTATTTTGAGAGTTCTTAAATACAAATATAGTAATCTTATATTACATCTTAATAACGGTTATAGTGAAATAATGATAGATGTAATAATAATCAATACAATTTTTTTATTAATAATTGCAGGAATAGCATTAAATATAGCGTTAAAAAAGGTAAAGCAAGGAAAATCTTTCTAA
- a CDS encoding NfeD family protein, with protein MKLRKIVAFFILLVLVLGSISAYSDKGNDVYVIPVKGEINKATYQFVKTQVEEVSKYRPAAIIFEIDTYGGFIDKAIDIKDVIVNIDIPTISFVNTKAESAGVLITIAGEKIVMAEGSTIGSAETIPNTEKIMSMWVSTLKTVAEQRGKDKELVAAMADKDIEIKGIVKKGELLNLNYKEAKQLGFADYISNDYDDMLNYFNIDYNKVIKIDTDLRTNIAKYLTNPYVGILLISLGFLGFVIEMFTPGFGVGGTLSLISFSLYFGGNIIAGNSGWGVVIIFLAGIALLLIEAAIPGFGVPGIGGIICIIISIVLTSGSIESAVVSLGIAIILTVLVTVLLVRYGQRSPYLDKIVLKTKQNNEKGYVGVESKTEYVGKEGVAISLLRPAGIIDIEGNRIDAVSEGAFIEKGSRVKVIKVEGPRVVVRKI; from the coding sequence TTGAAGTTAAGAAAGATAGTAGCTTTTTTTATTTTATTAGTTTTAGTATTAGGTTCAATTTCAGCATATTCAGATAAAGGAAATGATGTATATGTAATACCAGTAAAGGGGGAGATAAATAAGGCTACTTACCAGTTCGTAAAGACACAGGTTGAAGAAGTTTCTAAATACCGACCTGCTGCCATAATATTTGAAATAGATACATATGGTGGCTTTATAGATAAGGCTATAGATATTAAGGATGTGATTGTAAATATTGATATACCGACTATTTCATTTGTAAATACTAAAGCGGAGTCCGCTGGAGTTCTTATTACTATAGCTGGAGAGAAAATAGTTATGGCAGAAGGTTCTACTATAGGTTCTGCTGAAACAATACCGAATACAGAAAAAATTATGTCAATGTGGGTAAGTACTCTAAAAACTGTTGCAGAACAAAGGGGAAAAGATAAAGAACTGGTAGCTGCTATGGCTGATAAGGATATTGAAATAAAAGGAATAGTAAAAAAAGGAGAGTTATTAAATCTAAACTATAAAGAAGCTAAGCAATTGGGATTTGCTGATTATATATCTAATGATTATGATGATATGTTGAATTATTTTAATATTGATTACAATAAAGTTATAAAGATAGATACTGATTTAAGAACAAATATAGCCAAATATCTAACTAATCCATATGTAGGTATACTACTTATTTCACTTGGATTTTTAGGTTTTGTTATTGAGATGTTTACACCAGGTTTTGGTGTAGGTGGAACGTTGAGTTTAATTTCATTTTCATTATACTTTGGAGGGAATATTATAGCAGGCAACTCTGGATGGGGTGTAGTTATAATATTTTTAGCTGGTATAGCTTTGTTGCTAATAGAAGCTGCTATACCTGGTTTTGGTGTACCAGGAATAGGTGGGATAATTTGTATCATCATAAGTATAGTATTGACTTCTGGCTCTATAGAAAGTGCAGTAGTCTCATTAGGCATAGCTATCATATTGACAGTCTTGGTTACTGTACTTTTGGTGAGGTATGGTCAAAGAAGTCCTTATTTAGACAAGATAGTATTGAAAACGAAGCAGAATAATGAAAAAGGTTATGTAGGTGTTGAGTCTAAGACAGAATATGTAGGTAAGGAAGGAGTAGCCATATCTTTACTTAGACCAGCTGGAATTATAGATATAGAAGGAAATAGAATTGATGCTGTTTCTGAAGGTGCTTTTATAGAAAAGGGATCTAGAGTTAAAGTGATTAAGGTCGAAGGACCAAGAGTTGTTGTTAGGAAAATATAA
- the floA gene encoding flotillin-like protein FloA (flotillin-like protein involved in membrane lipid rafts), producing MTGFASIIIIAVIVIFFLTIFFSFVPVGLWITAYFSGVRIGIFTLVGMRLRRVIPSRIVNPMIKATKAGLDLGVDKLEAHYLAGGDVNSVVDALIAAQRANIPLEFERAAAIDLAGRNVLEAVQVSVNPKVIETPKVSAVAKNGIEVMVKARVTVRANIERLVGGAGEETIIARVGEGIVTTVGSAATHKEVLENPDRISQTVLEKGLDAGTAFEILSIDIADVDVGRNIGAKLQTDQAEADKRIAQAKAEERRAMAVAREQEMKAEVQSMRAKVVEAEAEVPLALAKALREGKLGVMDYYNMKNILADTSMRDAIAKMSKTDEKDNPTNK from the coding sequence ATGACAGGTTTTGCTTCAATAATTATTATTGCTGTTATAGTTATTTTCTTTTTAACGATATTTTTTAGTTTTGTACCTGTGGGTCTTTGGATTACAGCTTATTTTTCAGGAGTAAGAATAGGGATTTTTACACTTGTAGGTATGAGACTTAGGAGAGTTATACCTTCTAGAATTGTAAATCCAATGATTAAAGCTACAAAAGCTGGATTGGATTTGGGAGTTGATAAGCTTGAAGCTCACTACTTAGCAGGTGGGGATGTAAATAGTGTCGTTGATGCTTTAATTGCAGCACAAAGAGCAAATATTCCATTAGAATTCGAGAGAGCTGCAGCTATAGATTTAGCGGGTAGAAATGTTTTAGAAGCTGTACAGGTTAGTGTTAATCCTAAAGTAATTGAGACACCAAAGGTTTCAGCTGTTGCGAAAAATGGTATAGAAGTTATGGTTAAAGCTAGAGTTACAGTTAGAGCAAATATAGAGAGATTAGTCGGTGGTGCAGGTGAAGAAACTATTATAGCGAGAGTAGGAGAGGGTATAGTTACAACTGTAGGTAGTGCTGCTACTCATAAAGAAGTATTAGAAAACCCTGATAGAATATCTCAGACTGTTCTTGAAAAAGGACTTGATGCAGGTACTGCATTCGAAATATTATCTATAGATATAGCTGATGTAGATGTTGGTAGAAATATAGGTGCTAAACTTCAAACAGATCAAGCTGAAGCAGATAAGAGAATAGCTCAGGCTAAAGCAGAGGAAAGAAGAGCTATGGCTGTTGCAAGAGAGCAGGAAATGAAAGCTGAAGTACAATCTATGAGAGCTAAAGTAGTTGAAGCTGAAGCAGAGGTACCATTGGCATTGGCTAAAGCTTTAAGAGAAGGAAAGCTTGGCGTAATGGATTATTATAATATGAAAAATATTTTAGCAGATACAAGTATGAGAGATGCTATAGCAAAGATGAGCAAAACAGACGAAAAAGATAATCCTACAAATAAGTAA
- the yqfC gene encoding sporulation protein YqfC, whose protein sequence is MKRKVDDIKSTISEILELPKDIVLDLPKITLIGNLQIYIENHKGIIEYSKQRIRINTNIGILRIIGKDLTIRTIVTEEVIVVGEIEIVEFVS, encoded by the coding sequence GTGAAAAGAAAGGTAGATGATATTAAATCGACCATATCAGAAATACTAGAACTACCAAAAGACATAGTTCTGGATTTGCCTAAGATTACATTGATAGGCAATTTACAAATATATATAGAGAATCATAAAGGAATTATTGAATACAGTAAACAAAGAATTCGTATTAATACAAATATTGGTATACTAAGGATTATTGGAAAGGATTTAACAATCAGGACTATTGTTACTGAAGAAGTTATAGTAGTGGGGGAAATTGAAATAGTTGAATTTGTAAGCTGA